The stretch of DNA CTCCTAGGCTACTGCTTTTTGAGCTCCAGACAATTATCTGTAGAGAAGTTATAAACATTCTCTGAAGATGGGAATTTCCTCACTGCAGGAACAATAGGCAGTGAGGTGTGAGCCTCATTCTGGTACACGCTTAATTTAAGTTCGTTgtggaggacaggctcatagtaaCAGTGTTGAAAATGTTAACTCCTGAATCAACACAAAGAATGTTACATTGAAAAggtaacactggccaatttgctgtgtaACAAAAGAGCTCCACTATTAATGAAAGACCAAAGAATTCATGCCTTTTAGGCCAAAACTACACAACAATGAAAATAGGCTTAAGATGGATAGCGGTATGCTTTTCACTGGGTTGTACTGAATGGTGGGATGGACCACCCATGCAAACAAGTAAAGACTGGTTCCTGCCCTAAGATTGGATGCACTTTGGTGTGCTTCTCTCAATCATGTGCAGCCAGTCATAGCTTTTTATGTCAggtaacagttttgactgggtgGGATGCAGTTAATGTCAGAAGTGACTAGCAGGTTTGGAGAACTTATGTAgccggttaggagaattaggttaaggttaggtaaaatGCTAAAAACATGCAACTTTTGATATCACTTTGACATTAGCTGCATCATATCTAGCCACGACCATAAATAACCGCCCCGATTCCTCCTCGTCTCAGCTCAAGTGAGCTGAAATCTAATGCtgtatgaaaaaaaaaatgtattcatttcCAAGAGAAGTTAAGTGGTAGAAGAATGTAGCACTGGCTGTAGAACAGGCATTTTTATTTATTGAACATAATACATTAATTGGAGGGTGTCACAACgtgatataaatatatatatattggtgaAGTAAGTTATGAAAACATTAGATAAATTATACGTACATATTTAGATAATCTAAAAGTGGTCATTGCATATGTTAAGTTTTGGGGCTAGTTTCACTGCCATAGATTAAGGCTTTTATATATAGTTTTTATACTTTAATGTCAAGTGCAGTGAAATGTTGGAACAGTGCGGTTTGTTTGAGTCCTGGCTTGAGTTTACTTGTGTAATAGATAACATTTAGTCCATATGTTGCTGGAGACGTGCAGGTAGCTCCTCCAGGGTCTTTAGTCGATGCTGTGGGGGAACATCAGGGTATTTATTCCTGCCCTGTCTGTCTAGCAAGTACCCATGGAGGCCCAGTGACCGAGAGGTCACATAGTCATAGACATAATGGTCCCCAATGTGAGCTACACTTGCGGCTGTTACGCCACATTTCTCTAGTGCCCGGTGGAAGATGGCTGGGTTAGGCTTGGCTATACCGGCCTCCTCTGAGGTGAGCAGGAAGCTGAAGTGAGACAGCAGGCCACAGCCTCGTAGAATCCCCTCCAGGCGATTGTCAAAGTTGGACACCACACCCTGCTTCAGTCCCAGGGAGGATATGCTCTCCAGGGTCTTCGTAGAGTCTGGAAATACCTTAGGACGGAAGATACATGCTATTCATTTCACTATGTGG from Oncorhynchus keta strain PuntledgeMale-10-30-2019 chromosome 21, Oket_V2, whole genome shotgun sequence encodes:
- the hdhd3 gene encoding haloacid dehalogenase-like hydrolase domain-containing protein 3 isoform X2 produces the protein MHVPLRWVLWDVKDTLLKVRRSVGEQYCQEVQRTAGFSLNPTEVEAAFRQSFHQYSKLFPNYGTAQGLGGKAWWMGVVRDTFAQCRVQDAALLDTLAYNLYHGFCSPNNWEVFPDSTKTLESISSLGLKQGVVSNFDNRLEGILRGCGLLSHFSFLLTSEEAGIAKPNPAIFHRALEKCGVTAASVAHIGDHYVYDYVTSRSLGLHGYLLDRQGRNKYPDVPPQHRLKTLEELPARLQQHMD
- the hdhd3 gene encoding haloacid dehalogenase-like hydrolase domain-containing protein 3 isoform X1 yields the protein MNPRVMHVPLRWVLWDVKDTLLKVRRSVGEQYCQEVQRTAGFSLNPTEVEAAFRQSFHQYSKLFPNYGTAQGLGGKAWWMGVVRDTFAQCRVQDAALLDTLAYNLYHGFCSPNNWEVFPDSTKTLESISSLGLKQGVVSNFDNRLEGILRGCGLLSHFSFLLTSEEAGIAKPNPAIFHRALEKCGVTAASVAHIGDHYVYDYVTSRSLGLHGYLLDRQGRNKYPDVPPQHRLKTLEELPARLQQHMD